The proteins below come from a single Torulaspora delbrueckii CBS 1146 chromosome 5, complete genome genomic window:
- the RRF1 gene encoding Rrf1p (similar to Saccharomyces cerevisiae RRF1 (YHR038W); ancestral locus Anc_5.306), with protein sequence MLPTQSIARICYTRRGFYSSAQLLKKHSGNKKNQKDAGKEEEETAIVDLGQYSRTAQQEFAKTLELHKKKLNETKKGVSDPSMLDDLKMQDGVPLKNVASTSLKGKNSFLVTVYDPKDTKQVISAILAANLNLTPVRVPNNEQQLKIALPPPTTESRQRLCKSLKAVFEEYKNSSSKHSLGYIRGEILKDMKSLSKKDDNVRKVMQDLEKLHKEYVTKLQEQLKQAEKSFMS encoded by the coding sequence ATGCTACCCACTCAATCGATCGCTAGAATCTGCTATACCCGTCGTGGGTTCTATAGTTCCGCTCAATTACTAAAGAAGCATTCAGGAaataagaagaatcaaaaagatgctgggaaagaagaggaagagacAGCTATTGTCGATTTGGGACAATATTCAAGAACCGCTCAGCaggaatttgcaaagactTTAGAATTGCAcaagaaaaaattgaacGAAACCAAAAAGGGCGTTTCTGATCCAAGTATGCTTGATGACCTTAAAATGCAAGATGGCgtgccattgaaaaatgtaGCCTCtacttctttgaaaggtaAAAATTCATTTTTAGTCACAGTTTATGATCCTAAGGATACCAAACAAGTTATCAGTGCAATTTTGGCTGCAAACCTGAACTTGACACCCGTACGAGTTCCCAACAATGAGCAGCAGTTGAAGATCGCCTTGCCCCCACCAACGACTGAATCGCGCCAGAGGTTGTGTAAGTCATTAAAAGctgtctttgaagagtaCAAGAACTCCTCCTCCAAGCATTCGTTGGGTTACATTAGAGGTGAAATTTTAAAAGATATGAAATCTTTGTCGAAGAAAGACGACAACGTAAGGAAAGTTATGCAGGATCTCGAGAAATTACACAAGGAATACGTTACTAAACTTCAGGAGCAATTGAAGCAAGCGGAGAAGAGCTTCATGAGTTAA
- the MSC7 gene encoding meiotic recombination directing protein (similar to Saccharomyces cerevisiae MSC7 (YHR039C); ancestral locus Anc_5.305), whose product MAEVYLNSDMLQQLNSTVQDYLAEWVKKQQSLLNNQSQLVVTQFQGNPKIAAITSIVAGLFTLYVFYKLVWCSSSDNCKPVNFSVPVPDAAQTHWKGKRLYPTSIYDAEKPGMIQAYCPATGQFLGSFASKSCDEIDSMINRASAAQSEWGSSSINRRLKILVSLQAYILQNQELIAHVACRDSGKTMLDASMGEILVTLEKLQWTIQHGARVLQPSRRPGPTNLFMKFYKGAEIRYEPLGVISSIVSWNYPFHNLLGPIIAALFTGNAIVVKCSEQVVWSSEFFIKVVRKCLEACGEDPNLVQLFYSLPPSETDNAANYFTSHAEFKHITFIGSQPVAHHILKCAAESLTPVVVELGGKDAFIVLDSAKDMDALSSIVMRGTFQSSGQNCIGIERVIVSEKNYNSLINILSNRLSKSPLRLGSDIDHLEDVDMGAMISDNRFVQMEELVKDAVNHGARLLHGGSRYNHPTYPQGHYFEPTLLVDVTPDMKIAQNEVFGPILVVMKADNTDHCIELANSAPFGLGGSVFGSDFKECNYVANRLKTGNVAINDFATFYVCQLPFGGINGSGYGKFGGEEGLLGLCNAKSICFDTLPFISTQIPKPLDYPLRSSRKAWTFVKSFITAAYAMSTWQLIKSIFTLAKNAN is encoded by the coding sequence ATGGCAGAGGTTTATCTGAACTCGGATATGTTGCAACAATTGAACTCTACTGTACAGGATTATTTGGCAGAATGGGTCAAGAAACAGCAATCATTGCTAAACAATCAATCGCAGTTGGTCGTTACACAGTTTCAAGGGAATCCTAAGATTGCGGCTATTACTTCCATTGTAGCTGGTTTGTTCACACTTTACGTCTTTTACAAATTAGTCTGGTGTTCTAGTTCTGATAACTGCAAGCCAGTCAACTTCTCTGTTCCTGTTCCAGATGCTGCCCAAACCCACTGGAAGGGCAAGAGACTTTATCCGACTAGTATCTATGATGCTGAAAAACCTGGAATGATTCAAGCGTATTGTCCAGCTACAGGCCAATTCTTGGGCTCGTTTGCTTCTAAGAGTTgtgatgagattgataGCATGATTAATAGGGCCTCTGCAGCCCAGAGTGAATGGGGTTCTTCGTCCATCAATCGTAGATTGAAGATCCTGGTCTCGTTGCAGGCCTATATCCTGCAAAATCAAGAACTGATTGCCCATGTCGCTTGCCGGGACTCGGGTAAGACCATGCTTGATGCTTCTATGGGCGAGATTTTGGTTACGCTCGAGAAATTGCAATGGACTATTCAACACGGTGCCAGAGTATTACAGCCTTCGAGACGTCCAGGCCCAACAAACCTGTTTATGAAGTTCTACAAAGGTGCTGAAATTCGTTATGAGCCACTAGGTGTTATAAGCTCTATCGTCTCATGGAATTACCCCTTCCATAACTTATTGGGTCCCATTATTGCAGCTTTGTTCACAGGTAATGCCATCGTTGTTAAATGTTCGGAACAAGTCGTTTGGtcatcagaatttttcatcaaggtgGTACGCAAATGTCTCGAAGCTTGTGGTGAGGATCCAAATTTGGTTCAACTCTTCTACAGTTTACCTCCTTCTGAAACGGATAATGCAGCTAATTATTTCACATCTCACGCAGAGTTCAAGCACATCACTTTCATTGGTAGCCAGCCAGTTGCTCATCACATCTTGAAATGTGCTGCCGAGTCCTTGACTCCAGTCGTGGTCGAGCTTGGAGGTAAGGATGCCTTCATCGTCTTAGATTCCGCCAAGGATATGGATGCATTGTCTTCAATTGTTATGCGTGGtacttttcaatcatctGGCCAAAACTGTATTGGTATTGAAAGAGTCATTGTAAGTGAAAAGAATTACAACAGTTTAATCAACATTTTAAGCAATAGGTTGTCGAAGAGTCCACTGAGACTAGGTTCAGACATTGAccatttggaagatgtcGATATGGGTGCAATGATTTCAGATAACAGATTTGTCCAAATGGAAGAGCTTGTAAAGGATGCAGTTAATCACGGTGCCCGTCTATTACACGGTGGTTCTCGTTACAATCATCCCACTTACCCACAGGGACACTACTTCGAACCTACTCTATTGGTGGATGTAACACCAGACATGAAGATTGCACAAAATGAAGTATTTGGTCCGATTTTGGTAGTAATGAAAGCTGATAATACCGACCATTGTATCGAGCTTGCTAACTCAGCTCCATTCGGTTTAGGTGGCTCAGTATTTGGAAGTGATTTTAAAGAATGTAACTACGTTGCAAACAGGTTGAAAACCGGTAATGTCGCAATCAATGATTTTGCTACCTTCTACGTCTGTCAGTTACCATTCGGTGGTATTAATGGGTCTGGATATGGTAAatttggtggtgaagaaggATTATTGGGCCTTTGTAATGCCAAGAGTATCTGTTTTGACACTTTGCCTTTCATATCAACCCAAATCCCCAAGCCTTTGGATTATCCACTTCGTAGCAGCAGAAAGGCTTGGACTTTTGTCAAGAGTTTCATCACAGCTGCATACGCAATGTCCACCTGGCAACTCATCAAATCCATCTTTACCCTGGCCAAGAATGCTAATTAA
- the TDEL0E03250 gene encoding uncharacterized protein yields MEDGIPEFDFSDLVADAGNKAKEEHVVVEGAEDEDLVLVEKPSSDVSLNRAFRESPVPFQGLSRVPKKRDPHVVHLLKRISLQSTITCIIIPLFSLFKITLSRPEGGNPGLLYFFGFYMVLSQISLFGGYHRFFTHQSFHAHVGLQIAYAILGGSCGLGSILDFSGQHLAHHRHQDTERDPHSYNVYGWLFSIWGHRLFLGNRKSRKAISECQDTILSTSKMVRGKLQQGDKDQLVQPPNHDILKLQHENYLLLLFTTLLVIPCLVAFYCRVPYWTAIFYLGFVRMSLIQQQWLLLGTLAHVKNFPFATQPFSDTRSAINLPLTFIFQFLLFGEANHNFHHEFPSDSTNGTRWYHWDPSKWSIYLFHQIGLTDHLHVTDKQQVEKCRIQQRQKLLDQQRSKLKWGISIDKLPSMTPQQFTELAKQQYANNKRALVVIEGIVHDVTPFIHSHPGGTALVKISIGKDATQAFNGAVYLHSQAARNLLATMRIAMLSSSEQVENTVWEIRMLQRSQDKQRRNNRQVTYTQKNHYAAGAA; encoded by the coding sequence ATGGAGGATGGAATTCCAGAGTTTGATTTCAGCGATCTGGTCGCTGATGCTGGGAATAAGGCAAAAGAGGAACATGTAGTGGTTGAGGGtgcagaagatgaggatCTTGTGCTAGTCGAAAAGCCATCTAGTGATGTTTCACTTAACAGAGCTTTCAGAGAGTCACCTGTGCCTTTTCAAGGGCTATCTAGAGTGCCGAAGAAGAGGGATCCACATGTGGTGCATCTGTTGAAGCGTATAAGCTTGCAATCTACGATAACTTGCATCATAATTCCATTATTCTCACTGTTCAAAATCACGCTATCGCGCCCTGAAGGTGGAAACCCTGGGTTGTTATatttctttggtttctaCATGGTTCTTTCGCAGATCTCACTGTTTGGTGGTTACCACAGATTCTTCACACACCAGTCATTCCATGCTCATGTTGGACTGCAAATTGCTTATGCAATTCTGGGTGGGTCTTGTGGTCTGGGATCCATTCTAGACTTCTCGGGTCAGCATTTAGCACATCATAGACACCAAGATACAGAACGGGATCCACACTCGTACAACGTTTACGGTTGGTTGTTCTCTATATGGGGTCATAGGCTGTTCTTGGGGAATAGAAAATCAAGGAAGGCTATATCAGAGTGTCAGGACACTATTCTGTCTACTTCCAAGATGGTTCGTGGTAAGCTGCAACAAGGCGACAAGGACCAATTGGTACAGCCTCCCAATCATGATATATTGAAGTTACAACACGAGAACTATCTGTTGCTGCTTTTTACTACATTGCTTGTTATTCCATGCTTAGTGGCATTTTACTGTCGTGTTCCGTATTGGACGGCTATCTTTTACCTCGGATTCGTTCGTATGTCTTTGATTCAGCAACAATGGTTATTATTAGGTACTTTGGCTCATGTCAAAAATTTCCCCTTTGCAACTCAACCATTTTCGGATACCAGATCAGCCATTAACTTGCCTTTGACAtttatctttcaatttctatTGTTCGGTGAGGCTAACCACAACTTTCATCATGAGTTTCCCTCTGACAGTACAAATGGTACCAGATGGTACCATTGGGATCCATCAAAGTGGTCTATTTACTTATTTCACCAAATAGGACTGACTGATCATCTGCACGTTACTGATAAGCAACAGGTGGAGAAATGTCGCATTCAACAGAGGCAAAAACTCTTGGATCAACAGCGTTCAAAATTGAAATGGGGTATATCTATCGATAAACTACCCTCGATGACACCTCAGCAATTTACAGAGTTGGCCAAGCAACAGTATGCGAATAACAAGAGAGCTTTAGTGGTGATTGAGGGTATAGTCCATGATGTGACACCTTTCATTCATAGCCACCCTGGTGGTACCGCATTGGTTAAAATAAGTATCGGAAAGGACGCTACTCAAGCATTTAATGGAGCTGTTTACTTACATTCTCAGGCAGCAAGGAATTTATTGGCTACAATGAGGATTGCTATGCTCAGTTCGAGCGAACAAGTCGAAAATACTGTTTGGGAGATAAGAATGTTACAAAGAAGCCAGGATAAACAACGGAGAAATAATAGACAGGTTACTTACACGCAAAAAAATCATTATGCCGCTGGTGCGGCTTAG
- the SSD1 gene encoding mRNA-binding translational repressor SSD1 (similar to Saccharomyces cerevisiae SSD1 (YDR293C); ancestral locus Anc_5.307), whose translation MSNHGSGNRNQEGSLYVPTTGGGKDKPEHIHVAHRRSQSELTNLMVEQFTLQKQLEMVQAKQQQLWIHQQQLAQQTGQFGNSGNSNPQGNPNFLPPHPHFNKGAGNSSSGGSSGNSPGYRSRSHSRNNSGYYDSGSGNNSSTPYGHKKTNSQSSGFGHARRHSLGLNEAKKAAAEEQAKRVAGNVTVKIDTTSPTIGSNEGSEQENFASPNAYKFPAQGQGHRRTNSSSQSSSFRFPPPQSQYSQKENDNDGDDFTPTSTGHRRSRSRNTEFSPGINSNWRNQSQSQNQVQGQQPSPFHHRTSNSRDFSVNSFNNLEPPAVFQAGHKHRGSNASVHSFNSQSNNGNPNARKSLFAPYLPQANIPELIQEGRLVAGILRVNKKNRSDAWVSTEGVLDADIYICGSKDRNRALEGDLVAVELLVVDDVWDSKKEKEEKKRRKDASSQHENIPLNSNDDYHNDASATATTTTLGSSPSSSSGGDDTTIAGGKSSGDNDEQSPTKQGVRRKNSLKQRPTQKKNDDVEVEGQSLLLVEEEEINDDFKPLYAGHVIAVLDRIPGQLFSGTLGLLRPSQQSHNDNNKPQQAPKIVWFKPTDKKVPLIAIPTELAPKDFVENADKYADKLFVASIKRWPITSLHPFGILVSELGEISDPNTEIDSILRDSNFLSNEYLDPKDPKSEKSTFHSLPIAQEDLESRRQFTDQNTYDILAITESANYCDFAVHIKNNTDDAGSIELGCHVVDATAYIEEDSSLDRRARKRSTAVFMPQKFVDLLPQALNKSLTLAPGKESACISVVYTLDGKTLKVKSTWIGESVVQPSGTISVDDLSSKSAEANSNPSAYMLKNIATSFYAERINFPAAELTPFLPLAASLDDEKVNVDLNILDRSLGSIIVGEIKTKLDSSVAEKIYTKLGDSTFLRRQVQPVHTKMASFKKKVKKFGFDIDVSSADTLIKSILQIKNNDVRTGVEILLYKTMPRARYFIAGKVDPDQYGHYALNLQLYTHFSAPLRRYADHVVHRQLKSVLKGVPYNEDLDSLKITSEYCNFKKDCASQAQEQAVHLQLCKTINDMGNATGQLLTMATVLQVYESSFDVFIPEFGIEKRVHGDQLPLIKAEFDPANRVIELHWQPGVDSATFVPADEKNPKSYRTSIKNKYRSKTAEIAAIEYNKGQNGESLISDSLSDELSKMNLKVPKLRLPELSRNKDPLDSFLSTAITRKKNDNCIQEVHELQKIPVLLRAEVGMALPCLSVRALNPFLRRE comes from the coding sequence ATGTCGAATCACGGTTCCGGCAATAGGAACCAAGAAGGTTCCCTATACGTTCCTACCACTGGAGGTGGAAAGGACAAACCGGAACATATTCACGTCGCCCATAGGAGATCTCAAAGTGAATTGACCAATTTGATGGTTGAGCAGtttactttgcaaaaacAACTAGAGATGGTGCAGGCcaagcaacaacagctgTGGATTCACCAGCAACAATTGGCCCAACAGACGGGGCAATTTGGTAACTCGGGGAACAGCAACCCTCAGGGGAACCCAAACTTCTTGCCACCCCATCCTCATTTCAATAAAGGTGCTGGTAATAGTTCTAGTGGAGGTTCTTCCGGTAACTCCCCCGGTTATAGAAGCAGATCGCATTCTCGAAACAATTCTGGATACTATGACAGCGGTAGCGGTAATAATAGCAGTACCCCTTACGGCCATAAGAAGACCAATTCGCAATCAAGTGGATTCGGACACGCTAGAAGGCATTCACTGGGTTTGAACGAGGCAAAGAAGGCAGCAGCTGAAGAGCAGGCAAAGAGGGTTGCTGGTAACGTGACCGTCAAGATCGATACTACTTCTCCTACCATTGGTAGTAATGAGGGTTCTGAGCAAGAGAATTTTGCCTCACCTAACGCCTACAAGTTTCCAGCACAGGGTCAGGGACACCGTCGCACGAACTCGTCGAGTCAATCGTCTTCTTTCAGATTCCCACCTCCACAGTCCCAATACAGTCAAAAGGAAAACGACAATGACGGTGATGATTTCACTCCAACTTCAACGGGTCATCGTCGctcaagatcaagaaataccGAATTTTCCCCTGGTATCAATTCCAATTGGAGGAACCAATCTCAATCTCAAAATCAGGTCCAAGGTCAACAGCCATCTCCTTTTCACCATAGGACATCTAATTCTAGGGATTTTAGTGTAAACTCGTTCAATAATTTGGAACCTCCAGCTGTTTTCCAAGCAGGTCATAAGCACAGGGGCTCTAACGCTTCTGTTCACAGTTTTAACTCACAAAGTAACAATGGAAATCCTAATGCCAGAAAATCGTTGTTCGCGCCATATTTGCCTCAGGCTAATATTCCCGAACTGATTCAAGAGGGCAGACTGGTCGCTGGTATTCTACGTGTtaacaagaagaacagaTCTGATGCTTGGGTTTCTACTGAAGGTGTACTGGATGCCGATATCTATATCTGTGGTTCCAAGGACCGTAATAGAGCTTTGGAAGGTGATTTGGTTGCAGTTGAGCTGTTGGTTGTCGATGACGTTTGGGACtccaagaaggagaaggaggagaaaaagagaagaaaggaTGCGTCAAGTCAACATGAAAACATTCCTTTGAACAGTAACGATGACTACCACAACGACGCCAGTGCAACAGCTACTACTACCACTTTAGGATCTTCGccatcctcatcctccGGAGGTGATGACACAACAATTGCTGGTGGAAAATCATCTGGTGACAATGATGAGCAATCACCAACCAAGCAAGGAGTAAGGAGAAAGAATTCCTTGAAGCAACGGCCaactcaaaagaagaatgatgacGTCGAAGTGGAGGGCCAGTCGTTGTTGCtagttgaagaagaagagatcaatgatgatttcaaaCCACTATATGCAGGACACGTCATTGCTGTTCTGGATCGTATTCCGGGTCAACTATTCAGTGGAACTCTTGGATTATTGAGACCATCTCAACAGTCTCATAACGACAACAATAAGCCACAACAAGCTCCCAAGATTGTTTGGTTCAAGCCGACCGACAAGAAAGTTCCATTAATTGCTATTCCAACTGAATTGGctccaaaagattttgtGGAAAACGCTGATAAATATGCTGATAAACTGTTCGTTGCCTCCATCAAACGTTGGCCCATTACCTCATTGCATCCTTTCGGGATCTTGGTTTCTGAGCTAGGTGAAATTAGTGATCCAAATACAGAGATAGATTCCATTCTTAGAGACAGTAATTTTTTGTCGAACGAATATCTTGATCCAAAGGATCCtaaatctgaaaaatcaacTTTCCATTCTTTGCCGATTGCCCAAGAAGATCTCGAGTCAAGAAGACAGTTCACGGACCAAAACACCTATGATATTTTAGCCATTACAGAGTCCGCAAATTACTGTGATTTCGCTGTGCACATCAAAAACAATACTGACGACGCAGGGTCCATCGAGCTTGGATGTCACGTTGTCGATGCAACTGCCTACATCGAGGAggattcttctttggataGACGAGCAAGAAAAAGATCCACTGCCGTCTTCATGCCTCAGAAGTTTGTCGATCTTTTACCTCAAGCTTTAAACAAGTCTTTGACTTTAGCGCCTGGAAAGGAGTCTGCTTGTATTTCCGTCGTTTATACCCTTGATGGGAAGACACTGAAGGTGAAATCAACATGGATTGGAGAATCCGTTGTACAGCCTTCCGGTACCATTTCTGTTGATGACTTGAGCTCAAAGAGTGCTGAGGCAAATTCTAACCCGTCTGCATAcatgttgaagaatatcGCAACATCTTTTTATGCGGAAAGGATCAATTTCCCAGCAGCTGAATTAACGCCTTTCTTACCACTAGCAGCAAGTttagatgatgaaaaagtaAATGTGGATCTCAACATCTTAGACAGATCTTTGGGTTCTATCATTGTTGGTGAGATTAAGACCAAGCTGGATAGCTCTGTGGCAGAGAAGATTTACACAAAGTTAGGAGATTCTACTTTTTTGAGAAGGCAGGTACAACCCGTTCATACTAAGATggcttctttcaagaagaaagttaaGAAATTTGGTTTCGACATTGACGTGAGTTCAGCTGATACCTTGATAAAATCGATCCTacaaatcaaaaataaCGATGTGCGGACTGGTGTTGAGATATTGTTGTATAAGACAATGCCAAGAGCGAGATATTTCATTGCTGGTAAAGTAGATCCTGATCAATACGGTCACTACGCGCTAAACCTCCAACTGTACACCCATTTCTCTGCACCACTAAGAAGGTATGCAGATCATGTTGTTCACAGACAATTGAAAAGCGTGCTCAAAGGGGTACCTTACAATGAGGACCTTGATTCCTTGAAAATAACCTCCGAATACTGtaacttcaagaaagattgtGCGTCGCAGGCTCAGGAACAAGCTGTTCATTTACAACTTTGTAAAACCATAAACGACATGGGTAACGCCACGGGCCAACTTTTGACAATGGCTACAGTGCTGCAGGTTTACGAATCTTCGTTTGATGTCTTCATCCCAGAGtttggaattgaaaagaGGGTACACGGTGACCAACTACCATTGATCAAAGCAGAATTCGACCCTGCCAACCGCGTGATCGAATTGCACTGGCAACCGGGCGTTGACAGTGCCACATTTGTACCtgctgatgaaaaaaatccAAAATCTTACAGAACCTCCATCAAAAACAAGTATAGATCTAAGACGGCAGAAATTGCTGCGATCGAATACAACAAAGGCCAAAATGGAGAATCACTGATCAGCGACTCTTTGAGTGATGAGCTTTCCAAGATGAACTTAAAGGTTCCTAAGTTAAGACTGCCGGAATTGAGCCGCAACAAAGATCCTTTGGACAGTTTCTTGAGCACTGCGATCacaaggaagaagaatgataaCTGCATACAGGAAGTGCACGAGCTGCAAAAGATACCAGTACTACTAAGAGCAGAAGTGGGCATGGCATTGCCATGTCTTTCTGTGCGGGCGCTTAACCCATTTTTAAGGAGAGAATGA
- the VMA10 gene encoding H(+)-transporting V1 sector ATPase subunit G (similar to Saccharomyces cerevisiae VMA10 (YHR039C-A); ancestral locus Anc_5.304): MSQQNGIATLLKAEKEAHEIVSKARKYRQDKLKQAKSDAAAEIDAYKAQKDKELKEFESKNAGGVGELEKEAESTVQGDLKEIEQVISKKQNDVVKLLVEAVTKPTAEKHVNAN; encoded by the exons ATG TCACAACAAAACGGTATTGCAACTCTGCTAAAAGctgagaaagaagctcatGAAATTGTGTCAAAGGCTAGAAAGTACAGACAGGATAAGTTGAAGCAGGCCAAGTCCGATGCGGCTGCTGAGATCGATGCTTACAAGGCCCAAAAGgataaagaattgaaagaatttgagAGTAAGAATGCTGGAGGTGTCGgagagcttgaaaaggagGCAGAATCAACTGTGCAAGgagatttgaaggaaattgaacaagtcaTCTCGAAGAAACAAAATGATGTGGTTAAACTACTTGTCGAGGCTGTCACTAAGCCTACGGCAGAGAAGCATGTGAACGCCAACTAA
- the BCD1 gene encoding Bcd1p (similar to Saccharomyces cerevisiae BCD1 (YHR040W); ancestral locus Anc_5.303), producing MVGLCEVCQEVEFRYTCPRCLKKTCSLQCSKDHKAKEGCSGVAHDPTSYISSEQLKNEDDEEHESNLLVQRDYNFLTQIKRTVELHKRDGKAKNKRSLNISYTDSKRPRVEESQSRRVIRRGVNCLTLPRGMQRSLANKSKWDKPLDLFVWSIEWVLFSSKDGIEPFVHVSHRIKETDSIVESMGKIIYDKCCEFYQLHSSDEERPQTKEDRTEGLVKSGLCFYTKWFPYNTLEALDSRKLVRLDPSNKSIAELFRNRTVIEFPTIFVANQESSIPSQYTVIEEPDSSWSKTPTEGDADGVSAEAPVEESSKVMVPAQTMGSESDSDGYDPGVTMDFLAD from the coding sequence ATGGTTGGACTGTGTGAGGTATGCCAAGAGGTTGAGTTTCGTTATACGTGTCCCAGATGTCTCAAAAAAACCTGCTCGTTGCAATGTTCGAAGGATCATAAGGCGAAAGAAGGTTGTTCTGGGGTCGCACACGATCCCACAAGTTATATCAGTAGTGAGCAGTTGAAgaatgaggatgatgaggaacATGAATCGAACTTGCTGGTTCAAAGGGATTACAATTTCTTGACCCAGATAAAGAGAACGGTGGAATTGCATAAGAGAGATGGGAAGGCCAAAAATAAGAGAAGTTTGAATATAAGCTATACTGATTCGAAACGGCCTCGAGTGGAAGAATCGCAGAGCCGACGGGTTATTAGACGTGGTGTTAATTGTCTCACGCTGCCGAGAGGTATGCAAAGATCGCTGGCGAATAAGAGTAAGTGGGACAAACCTTTGGATCTATTTGTTTGGAGCATTGAATGGGTTTTGTTCTCTTCTAAGGATGGAATTGAGCCGTTCGTGCATGTGAGCCACAGGATCAAAGAGACTGATTCGATTGTTGAGAGTATGGGTAAAATCATTTACGATAAATGTTGTGAGTTCTACCAGCTGCATAGCAGCGATGAGGAGCGGCCACagacaaaagaagatcgtACTGAGGGTCTTGTTAAGAGTGGACTGTGTTTTTATACCAAATGGTTTCCTTATAATACATTAGAAGCCCttgattcaagaaaattggtAAGATTGGACCCATCGAATAAATCTATCGCCGAGTTGTTTAGAAATAGGACGGTAATTGAATTCCCAACGATATTTGTCGCTAATCAGGAGTCAAGTATACCGAGTCAATACACTGTGATTGAAGAGCCAGATTCATCGTGGTCGAAAACACCCACTGAAGGCGATGCAGATGGTGTCAGCGCTGAAGCTCCAGTGGAAGAATCGTCTAAAGTCATGGTCCCAGCCCAGACTATGGGTAGCGAAAGCGATAGTGATGGGTATGACCCCGGAGTAACAATGGATTTCCTGGCAGATTGA